In one Pempheris klunzingeri isolate RE-2024b chromosome 8, fPemKlu1.hap1, whole genome shotgun sequence genomic region, the following are encoded:
- the tyrobp gene encoding TYRO protein tyrosine kinase-binding protein isoform X1, producing the protein MSDTLCIVGSLFGSTEGQQECGSCYVIDMGSVMGIIASDIILTIFITISVFCIATQHKRRKEWDSHDTGKRNLPSSISKKMATEVTESPYQELHGVQTDVYSELQHFRK; encoded by the exons ATGTCTGACACTCTTTGTATTGTGGGTTCGTTGTTCG GATCTACAGAAGGACAGCAAG AATGTGGTTCCTGTTATGTAATAGATATGGGGTCTGTAATGGGCATCATTGCCTCTGATATTATCTTGACCATCTTCATCACTATTTCTGTGTTCTGCATTGCAACTCAacacaagaggaggaaggagtggGACTCTCACGATA CAGGTAAAAGAAACCTACCGTCATCAATATCAAAGAAAATGGCAACAGAGGTCACAGAATCTCCCTACCAG gAGTTACATGGAGTCCAAACAGACGTGTACAGTGAGCTTCAGCACTTTAGGAAATGA
- the LOC139205557 gene encoding NF-kappa-B inhibitor delta: MHFDTSTKEKPCCSLPTVKKLLEQKRRRETSSVPTTSTANTSPVPPAAATLSSSEPFTCTGASSSYSDMAVSYEQWTPAPESTLSYYLSHPGSSYGAAYSLPMASEYGTQQQGLGFVDTMSQTYECPMTVADPSMATSWSLLGPSQSPQLSFGSSMDATKLEEARLLLSGMDYSRATRQDEDGDNILHIYTAKGLRECAYAAAERLREVGRLDAREHKGKTALLVAVTANQPEIVHDLLSLGSEINACDVNGQTALHLAAHYGLPRVLQAILSSSPAVNLEARNFEGMTPLHCAAISHSATMKALSSSVLPDVSLQTKAAEKRSCVQMLLNAGASLLSQEIKSNKTVLHLAVKEGNIDLVQYLLRIPLPNMKDFVNLKAHGHTALHMAAGLHGNLHQEEILQLLLRRGADPSIRNLENDQPAHLLQSGVQGEQLKLMLKKRSASSRRRNVSLQDQE; the protein is encoded by the exons ATGCACTTTGATACAT CGACTAAAGAGAAGCCGTGCTGCAGTCTGCCCACAGTGAAAAAACTCTTGGAGCAGAAGAGACGACGTGAGACGTCCTCTGTACCAACTACCTCTACAGCCAACACAAGTCCTgtccctccagctgctgctaCA TTGTCTTCATCAGAACCATTTACTTGTACAG GTGCATCAAGCAGCTACTCAGACATGGCAGTAAGCTATGAGCAGTGGACTCCAGCGCCAGAGTCTACACTGAGTTACTACCTGAGTCATCCAGGATCCAGCTATGGTGCAGCCTACAGCCTTCCAATGGCATCTGAATATGGCACCCAGCAGCAGGGGCTGGGATTCGTGGATACAATGTCCCAGACATAT GAGTGCCCGATGACAGTCGCAGATCCCAGTATGGCTACGTCATGGTCCCTCCTAGGTCCCAGTCAGAGCCCACAGCTAAGTTTTGGTTCGTCGATGGATGCCACCAAACTGGAAGAGGCCAGGTTGCTGCTCAGCGGGATGGACTACAGCAGGGCCACCAGACAGGATGAAGATGGAGACAA CATCCTGCACATCTACACTGCAAAGGGGCTCAGGGAGTGTGCCtatgctgctgcagagaggctGAGGGAGGTAGGCAGGCTCGATGCCAGAGAGCACAAGGGAAAG ACTGCTTTACTTGTGGCGGTGACGGCAAACCAGCCAGAGATTGTGCATGATCTGCTGTCATTAGGATCGGAAATCAATGCCTGTGATGTCAATGGACAAACTGCCCTTCATCTGGCTGCCCACTATGGCTTACCTCGGGTCCTGCag gcaATTCTGTCCAGCAGCCCAGCTGTCAACCTAGAGGCCCGCAATTTTGAAG GTATGACTCCTCTGCACTGTGCAGCCATTTCTCACAGTGCTACCATGAAGGCGTTGTCAAGCAGTGTGCTGCCAGATGTTAGTCTTCAAACGAAGGCTGCAGAGAAGCGCTCCTGTGTGCAGATGCTTCTGAATGCAGGGGCATCCCTGCTGAGTCAG GAAATCAAAAGTAACAAGACTGTGCTGCACTTGGCTGTAAAGGAGGGGAACATTGATCTGGTGCAATATCTGCTGAGGATTCCCCTGCCGAACATGAAAGACTTTGTCAACTTGAAA GCCCATGGTCACACAGCTTTACACATGGCAGCTGGTCTCCATGGTAACCTCCACCAGGAGGAgatcctgcagctgctgctgaggagaggAGCTGATCCCAGCATCCGCAACCTCGAGAATGACCAGCCGGCTCACCTGCTGCAGAGTGGAGTCCAGGGAGAGCAG CTGAAGCTCATGCTGAAGAAACGAAGTGCTTCCTCTCGTCGACGTAACGTGTCCTTGCAGGACCAGGAATGA
- the hcst gene encoding hematopoietic cell signal transducer produces the protein MMVYDKFIIVVLFFLTDLAAVLSESTVSCYRIEPGTIAGIICADVLLTLIIVIVTYRCASFRRQKIKNANEVYMNVRANCKS, from the exons ATGATGGTGTATGACAAATTTATTATTGTTGTCCTATTTTTTCTCACTG ATCTGGCTGCAGTGCTCTCAG AGAGCACTGTGTCTTGCTACAGGATTGAGCCGGGGACAATAGCAGGCATCATCTGTGCAGATGTGTTGCTGACCcttatcattgtcattgtcaccTACCGCTGTGCCAGCTTTCGGCGTCAGAAGATAAAAAATG CTAACGAAGTGTACATGAATGTGCGGGCCAACTGCAAAAGCTAA
- the tyrobp gene encoding TYRO protein tyrosine kinase-binding protein isoform X2, with amino-acid sequence MSDTLCIVGSLFGSTEGQQECGSCYVIDMGSVMGIIASDIILTIFITISVFCIATQHKRRKEWDSHDSKRNLPSSISKKMATEVTESPYQELHGVQTDVYSELQHFRK; translated from the exons ATGTCTGACACTCTTTGTATTGTGGGTTCGTTGTTCG GATCTACAGAAGGACAGCAAG AATGTGGTTCCTGTTATGTAATAGATATGGGGTCTGTAATGGGCATCATTGCCTCTGATATTATCTTGACCATCTTCATCACTATTTCTGTGTTCTGCATTGCAACTCAacacaagaggaggaaggagtggGACTCTCACGATA GTAAAAGAAACCTACCGTCATCAATATCAAAGAAAATGGCAACAGAGGTCACAGAATCTCCCTACCAG gAGTTACATGGAGTCCAAACAGACGTGTACAGTGAGCTTCAGCACTTTAGGAAATGA